In Kitasatospora gansuensis, a genomic segment contains:
- a CDS encoding bifunctional FO biosynthesis protein CofGH, which translates to MNATEDQPPAPTANSMRRALRRARDGVALDVAEAAVLLRARGGDLADLCATAARIRDAGLAEAGRPGVITYSKKVFIPLTRLCRDRCHYCTFVTVPGKLRKDGHGLYLSPDEVLEIARQGAALGCKEALFTLGDRPEDRWPEAREWLDAHGYDDTLSYVRAMSIRVLEETGLLPHLNPGVLSWTDFQRLKPVAPSMGMMLETTATRLWSEPGGPHHGSPDKEPAVRLRVLEDAGRSAVPFTTGVLIGIGETYEERADALFAIRRTARRYHGVQEVIVQNFRAKPDTAMRGMPDAELEELAAAIAVARVVLGPSARIQAPPNLVDEQYPLIIGAGIDDWGGVSPLTPDHVNPERPWPQIEELAARTAAQGFALRERLTVYPEYLLRGEPWLDPRILPHVRALADPSTGLAREDAMPVGLPWQEPEDLPAASGRTDLHVEIDTTGRTGDRRADFEEVYGDWAELRAQVGSTAPERLGGDLREALSVAADDPTRLTDAQALALFQAEGPALDALCGIADAVRRDTVGEEVTYCVTRNINFTNVCYTGCRFCAFAQRRTDADAYTLSLDQVADRAEQAWEVGATEVCMQGGIHPDLPGTAYFDIARAVKARVPGMHVHAFSPMEVVNGATRTGLSIRDWLAEAKASGLDTIPGTAAEILDDEVRWVLTKGKLPAATWVEVVTTAHELGIRSSSTMMYGHVDGPQHWLGHLRLLAEIQQRTGGFTEFVTLPFIHTNAPVYLAGIARPGPTMRDNRAVMAMARLLLHPHIPNIQTSWVKLGADGAAEMLRSGANDLGGTLMEETISRMAGSAYGSYKSVRDLEAIAEAAGRPHRQRTTTYGEVTPERRAAALASDGHLPQLLPVLE; encoded by the coding sequence ATGAACGCTACGGAGGACCAGCCGCCCGCACCGACCGCCAACTCGATGCGGCGCGCGCTCCGCCGGGCCAGGGACGGGGTGGCGCTGGACGTGGCCGAGGCCGCGGTGCTGCTCCGGGCCCGGGGCGGCGACCTGGCGGATCTCTGCGCCACGGCGGCCCGGATCCGGGACGCCGGACTGGCCGAGGCCGGGCGGCCCGGGGTCATCACGTACTCGAAGAAGGTCTTCATCCCGCTCACCCGGCTCTGCCGGGACCGCTGCCACTACTGCACCTTCGTCACCGTGCCCGGCAAGCTCCGCAAGGACGGCCACGGCCTCTACCTGTCGCCCGACGAGGTGCTGGAGATCGCCCGTCAGGGCGCGGCGCTGGGCTGCAAGGAGGCGCTGTTCACGCTCGGCGACCGCCCCGAGGACCGCTGGCCGGAGGCCCGCGAGTGGCTGGACGCGCACGGGTACGACGACACCCTCTCGTACGTCCGGGCGATGTCGATCCGGGTGCTGGAGGAGACCGGGCTGCTGCCGCACCTCAACCCCGGGGTGCTGAGCTGGACCGACTTCCAGCGGCTCAAGCCGGTCGCCCCCTCGATGGGCATGATGCTGGAGACCACCGCGACCCGGCTCTGGTCCGAGCCCGGCGGCCCGCACCACGGCTCGCCGGACAAGGAGCCGGCCGTCCGGCTGCGGGTGCTGGAGGACGCCGGCCGCAGCGCGGTGCCGTTCACCACCGGGGTGCTGATCGGCATCGGGGAGACCTACGAGGAGCGCGCCGACGCGCTGTTCGCGATCCGCCGCACCGCCCGCCGCTACCACGGCGTGCAGGAGGTGATCGTGCAGAACTTCCGGGCCAAGCCGGACACCGCGATGCGGGGTATGCCGGACGCCGAACTGGAGGAGCTGGCCGCCGCGATCGCGGTCGCCCGGGTGGTGCTCGGCCCGTCCGCCCGGATCCAGGCGCCGCCGAACCTGGTCGACGAGCAGTACCCGCTGATCATCGGCGCCGGCATCGACGACTGGGGCGGCGTCTCCCCGCTGACGCCGGATCACGTCAACCCCGAGCGCCCCTGGCCGCAGATCGAGGAGCTGGCCGCCCGGACGGCCGCCCAGGGCTTCGCGCTGCGCGAGCGGCTGACGGTGTATCCGGAGTACCTGCTGCGCGGCGAACCGTGGCTGGACCCGCGGATCCTGCCGCACGTCCGGGCGCTGGCCGACCCCTCCACCGGGCTGGCCCGGGAGGACGCGATGCCGGTCGGCCTGCCCTGGCAGGAGCCGGAGGACCTGCCCGCCGCCTCGGGGCGCACCGACCTGCACGTGGAGATCGACACCACGGGCCGGACCGGCGACCGGCGGGCCGACTTCGAGGAGGTCTACGGCGACTGGGCGGAACTCCGGGCCCAGGTGGGCTCCACCGCGCCGGAGCGGCTCGGCGGCGACCTGCGGGAGGCCCTGTCCGTCGCGGCGGACGACCCGACCCGGCTGACGGACGCTCAGGCGCTGGCCCTGTTCCAGGCCGAAGGCCCCGCGCTGGACGCGCTCTGCGGCATCGCCGACGCGGTCCGCCGGGACACCGTGGGCGAGGAGGTCACGTACTGCGTGACCCGGAACATCAACTTCACCAACGTCTGCTACACCGGCTGCCGGTTCTGCGCCTTCGCCCAGCGCCGCACCGACGCCGACGCGTACACCCTCTCGCTGGACCAGGTCGCCGACCGGGCCGAGCAGGCCTGGGAGGTCGGGGCCACCGAGGTCTGCATGCAGGGCGGCATCCACCCCGACCTGCCGGGCACCGCGTACTTCGACATCGCCCGGGCGGTGAAGGCCCGGGTGCCCGGCATGCACGTGCACGCCTTCTCCCCGATGGAGGTGGTCAACGGGGCCACCAGGACCGGCCTTTCGATCCGGGACTGGCTGGCCGAGGCCAAGGCGTCCGGGCTCGACACGATCCCCGGCACGGCGGCCGAGATCCTCGACGACGAGGTCCGCTGGGTGCTCACCAAGGGCAAGCTGCCCGCCGCCACCTGGGTCGAAGTGGTCACCACCGCCCATGAGTTGGGCATCCGCTCGTCCTCCACCATGATGTACGGGCACGTGGACGGGCCGCAGCACTGGCTGGGCCACCTGCGGCTGCTCGCGGAGATCCAGCAACGGACCGGCGGCTTCACCGAGTTCGTCACGCTGCCGTTCATCCACACCAACGCCCCGGTCTACCTGGCCGGGATCGCCCGTCCTGGCCCCACCATGCGGGACAACCGCGCGGTGATGGCGATGGCCCGGCTGCTGCTGCACCCGCACATCCCCAACATCCAGACCAGCTGGGTGAAGCTCGGCGCCGACGGGGCGGCCGAGATGCTCCGCTCCGGCGCGAACGACCTGGGCGGCACCCTGATGGAGGAGACCATCTCCCGGATGGCCGGCTCCGCGTACGGCAGCTACAAGTCCGTCCGCGACCTCGAAGCCATCGCCGAAGCCGCGGGCCGCCCCCACCGCCAACGCACCACCACCTACGGCGAGGTCACCCCCGAACGCAGGGCCGCTGCGCTGGCCTCGGACGGGCACCTGCCGCAACTGCTTCCCGTCCTGGAGTAG
- a CDS encoding LolA family protein has translation MVDQVRPYRSRRRTTARVLVPVGVVALTAAGIGLVPAMAGDSGPSLPALTAEQVVAKALGSDTESLSGTVKVKADLGVPAQLLGGALPSGAGGGHNGGGDRGGSQAAPEAKLLELLGGEHTLQVAVDGPDRQRIGLIGGLSGYELVHNGSELWAWDSKSNDAVHLTGPAAAAAQRPKTPLPVTPQDAARRFLALGADSTSVVVDGTAEVAGQKAYQLSLKPKQSGSTIAEVRIAVAADNGVPLAVLVRSTDGSKVLDVHFSQVSFAKPSASTFAFSAPKGAKVTERRADAAEAAEVPAAGRTLPDAAAHNASGLDLVGQGWATVLTAKLPEGEAGGFAKALGKRVGGGTLIGTKVLNVLITDDGRVFAGAVTPQVLQSAAGVK, from the coding sequence ATGGTGGACCAAGTGCGGCCGTACCGATCCCGACGGCGCACCACCGCCCGGGTCCTGGTCCCGGTCGGCGTGGTGGCGCTGACCGCGGCCGGGATCGGCCTGGTGCCGGCGATGGCGGGCGACTCGGGGCCCTCGCTGCCCGCCCTGACGGCGGAGCAGGTGGTGGCCAAGGCGCTCGGCTCCGACACCGAGTCGCTCTCGGGCACCGTGAAGGTCAAGGCCGACCTCGGGGTGCCGGCCCAGCTGCTCGGCGGCGCGCTGCCCAGCGGTGCCGGCGGCGGCCACAACGGCGGCGGTGACCGGGGCGGCTCGCAGGCCGCCCCCGAGGCCAAGCTGCTCGAACTCCTCGGCGGCGAGCACACCCTGCAGGTCGCGGTGGACGGTCCGGACCGCCAGCGGATCGGGCTGATCGGCGGTCTGTCCGGCTACGAGCTGGTGCACAACGGCAGCGAGCTGTGGGCCTGGGACAGCAAGAGCAACGACGCGGTCCACCTGACCGGCCCGGCGGCGGCCGCCGCCCAGCGTCCGAAGACGCCGCTGCCGGTCACCCCGCAGGACGCGGCCCGCCGGTTCCTCGCGCTGGGCGCGGACTCCACCTCCGTGGTGGTGGACGGCACCGCCGAGGTGGCCGGACAGAAGGCGTACCAGCTGAGCCTGAAGCCCAAGCAGAGCGGCTCGACGATCGCCGAGGTGCGGATCGCGGTGGCCGCCGACAACGGCGTGCCGCTGGCGGTGCTGGTCCGGTCGACCGACGGCTCCAAGGTGCTGGACGTGCACTTCAGCCAGGTCTCGTTCGCCAAGCCGAGTGCCTCGACCTTCGCCTTCAGCGCGCCCAAGGGCGCGAAGGTGACGGAGCGTCGGGCCGACGCCGCCGAGGCCGCCGAGGTCCCCGCCGCCGGGCGCACCCTGCCCGACGCCGCAGCGCACAACGCGAGCGGCCTCGACCTGGTCGGCCAGGGCTGGGCCACCGTGCTCACCGCCAAGCTGCCCGAGGGCGAGGCCGGCGGCTTCGCCAAGGCGCTCGGCAAGCGGGTCGGCGGCGGCACCCTGATCGGCACCAAGGTGCTGAACGTCCTGATCACCGACGACGGCCGGGTGTTCGCCGGCGCGGTCACCCCGCAGGTGCTGCAGAGCGCGGCCGGGGTGAAGTGA
- a CDS encoding ABC transporter permease, giving the protein MSLVETRPAAVATVRGSLSLFRSELGLTFRRARTITLLGILAALPVLIGVVIKSQTDGSGGGPAFIAQVSQNGLFLVFTALAVTLPIFLPMTVGVVAGDSIAGEAASGTLRYLLVAPAGRTRLLIAKFAAGMAFCLAATLTVAVSALATGVSLFPLGEVTLLSGDTVGPGTALVRAVLIALVVAASLGGLVAIGLFVSTLTGSGIAAMATTVVLVITVQILDSFPQLHAIQPYLFTHHWLSFGDLLRQPIYWDNVLQNLGLQAVYVAVFGSAAWARFTSRDITA; this is encoded by the coding sequence ATGTCGCTGGTTGAGACGCGGCCGGCCGCCGTGGCGACCGTACGGGGTTCACTGTCGCTGTTCCGCAGCGAGCTGGGGCTGACCTTCCGCCGGGCCAGGACGATCACCCTGCTCGGCATCCTGGCCGCCCTGCCGGTGCTGATCGGGGTGGTGATCAAGTCCCAGACGGACGGCTCCGGGGGCGGTCCCGCGTTCATCGCCCAGGTGAGCCAGAACGGCCTGTTCCTGGTCTTCACCGCCCTGGCCGTCACGCTGCCGATCTTCCTGCCGATGACGGTGGGCGTGGTCGCCGGGGACTCGATCGCCGGCGAAGCCGCCTCCGGCACCCTGCGCTACCTGCTGGTCGCCCCGGCCGGGCGGACCAGGCTGCTGATCGCCAAGTTCGCGGCCGGGATGGCCTTCTGTCTGGCCGCCACCCTGACCGTGGCCGTCTCCGCCCTGGCCACCGGCGTCTCGCTGTTCCCGCTCGGCGAGGTCACCCTGCTCTCCGGCGACACCGTCGGCCCCGGTACGGCGCTGGTCCGCGCGGTGCTGATCGCCCTGGTGGTCGCCGCCTCGCTGGGCGGGCTGGTCGCGATCGGCCTGTTCGTCTCCACCCTGACGGGCAGTGGGATCGCCGCCATGGCCACCACGGTGGTGCTGGTGATCACCGTGCAGATCCTGGACAGCTTCCCCCAGCTGCACGCCATCCAGCCCTACCTGTTCACCCACCACTGGCTCAGCTTCGGCGACCTGCTCCGACAGCCGATCTACTGGGACAACGTCCTGCAGAACCTCGGCCTCCAGGCCGTCTACGTAGCCGTCTTCGGCTCCGCCGCCTGGGCCCGCTTCACGTCTCGCGACATCACGGCCTGA
- a CDS encoding ABC transporter ATP-binding protein yields MLEQSDGRAATSRPAAPADVIRTSGLTKRFRGGQLAVDNLDLTVPRGTVFGFLGPNGSGKTTTIRMLMGLIAPTAGLATVLGEPMPGGVSSVLPRVGALIEGPALYGFLSGRDNLARIDAADPTADPRTRSRRVDEALDRVGLTAAAGKKARAYSLGMKQRLGLASALLRPRELLVLDEPTNGLDPQGMREIRALIREVAADGTTVFLSSHLLDEIEHVCTHAAVMAKGRLLVQGTVAELAARASGRLVVRTPDVALAAKVLTGRQVADLTSEEDRVSGTPLGDLELPELCAALVEAGVRVHGFGVERGTLEDAFVALTGEGFDVAG; encoded by the coding sequence CTGCTCGAGCAGTCGGACGGCCGGGCGGCCACCAGCCGCCCGGCCGCTCCGGCGGACGTGATCCGCACCAGCGGTCTGACCAAGCGGTTCCGCGGCGGCCAGCTCGCGGTGGACAACCTGGATCTGACGGTGCCCCGGGGGACGGTCTTCGGCTTCCTCGGCCCGAACGGCTCCGGCAAGACCACCACCATCCGGATGCTGATGGGCCTGATCGCCCCCACCGCGGGCCTGGCCACCGTGCTCGGTGAGCCGATGCCCGGCGGGGTGTCCTCGGTGCTGCCCCGGGTCGGCGCCCTGATCGAGGGCCCGGCCCTGTACGGCTTCCTGTCCGGCCGGGACAACCTGGCCCGGATCGACGCGGCCGACCCCACCGCCGACCCGCGCACCCGGTCCCGCCGGGTGGACGAGGCGCTCGACCGGGTCGGCCTGACCGCCGCGGCGGGCAAGAAGGCCCGGGCCTACTCGCTCGGCATGAAACAGCGGCTCGGGCTGGCCTCGGCCCTCCTCCGGCCGCGCGAGCTGCTGGTGCTGGACGAGCCCACCAACGGCCTGGACCCGCAGGGCATGCGGGAGATCCGCGCCCTGATCCGGGAGGTCGCGGCCGACGGCACCACCGTCTTCCTCTCCTCCCACCTGCTCGACGAGATCGAGCACGTCTGCACCCACGCCGCCGTGATGGCCAAGGGCCGCCTGCTGGTGCAGGGCACGGTGGCCGAGCTGGCCGCCCGCGCCTCGGGCCGCCTGGTGGTCCGTACGCCCGACGTCGCGCTGGCCGCCAAGGTGCTGACCGGCCGTCAGGTCGCCGACCTGACGAGCGAGGAGGACCGGGTCTCCGGCACCCCGCTGGGCGACCTGGAACTGCCCGAGCTCTGCGCCGCCCTGGTCGAGGCCGGGGTCCGGGTGCACGGCTTCGGCGTGGAGCGCGGCACACTCGAGGACGCCTTCGTGGCACTGACCGGGGAGGGTTTCGATGTCGCTGGTTGA